Proteins from a genomic interval of Pseudodesulfovibrio nedwellii:
- the flhA gene encoding flagellar biosynthesis protein FlhA produces the protein MAQPSKKSAIPKIDYSKFSKQGDLLLAGGVVTILFVMLIPLPTPFIDFMLTVSISLGLVILVTSMFMTSPLEFSIFPSLLLVTTLLRLALNVATTRAILLHGDEGTSAAGSVIQSFGEFVVGGNYVIGIVIFMILFILNKTVIVTGTTRIAEVAARFTLDAMPGKQMAVEADLNAGLIDEEEATERRDHMRREADFYGAMDGAGKFVSGDVKAGLMITVINIIGGFLIGVIQKDMPWMDAAQTYTLLTIGDGLVATIPSLIISTSAGIIVSRAAAEAKMGEEFIGQLSFHHRALKLVSGILVIFGIVPGMPTIPFLTLAVITYTIGHLSAKQQSEIIGDTEDLAPKDMPTLDTPEEVQALLPLDQLELEVGYGLIPLVDEEQNGNLLSRIRSIRRQFALDMGVVVPSLHLRDNLQLKPGEYRVLIKGNPVASAELLIDHYLAMDPGDVKQRIEGVETVEPAFNLPAVWIPEAQKEEAMLAGYTVVDPSTVIATHLTEVFRRNLHEFLGRQETQELLDNLSKRAPKAVESLVPAVLSIGGVQKVLQALVQENVSIRDLLTIVETLADYGAATQDPVQLTEYVRAKMGRTIVKPYMGEEGVLPIITMSPQIDEILSNAMRPAEQGGYLALEPGVAQQLIQSINQSTEDAMVADGQPILLVTPQLRAQLAQLLTRFIPTLPVISQAEIPADVKIQSAATVEI, from the coding sequence ATGGCTCAGCCTTCCAAAAAATCAGCGATTCCAAAAATCGACTATTCGAAATTCTCAAAACAAGGTGATTTGCTTCTGGCCGGCGGAGTCGTGACCATCCTCTTTGTGATGCTCATCCCCCTACCGACTCCGTTCATTGATTTCATGCTCACAGTGTCCATTTCTCTGGGATTGGTTATCTTGGTCACCTCAATGTTTATGACATCCCCACTTGAATTTTCTATATTCCCTTCCCTGCTTTTGGTAACAACCCTGCTTAGATTGGCACTTAACGTTGCGACAACCCGCGCCATTCTTCTGCACGGTGACGAAGGAACGTCAGCCGCCGGATCGGTTATCCAAAGTTTTGGAGAATTTGTCGTCGGTGGTAATTACGTCATCGGAATCGTCATTTTCATGATCTTGTTCATCCTAAACAAAACAGTCATCGTCACAGGTACTACCCGTATCGCTGAAGTAGCTGCCCGCTTCACCCTTGATGCTATGCCCGGTAAACAAATGGCCGTTGAAGCAGACTTGAACGCCGGCCTCATCGACGAAGAAGAAGCCACAGAACGACGCGACCACATGCGCCGTGAGGCAGACTTCTACGGAGCCATGGATGGTGCAGGAAAATTCGTTTCTGGAGATGTTAAGGCAGGCCTTATGATTACTGTCATTAACATCATCGGCGGCTTTCTCATCGGTGTTATCCAAAAAGACATGCCATGGATGGACGCAGCCCAAACATACACCCTCCTGACTATTGGTGATGGCCTTGTTGCCACAATCCCTTCCCTGATTATTTCCACCTCAGCCGGTATTATCGTTTCTCGCGCAGCAGCAGAAGCCAAGATGGGTGAAGAATTCATCGGCCAGTTGTCCTTCCATCACCGGGCACTCAAACTGGTATCAGGCATTCTGGTCATATTTGGCATCGTCCCAGGCATGCCGACAATTCCTTTCCTTACGCTAGCAGTCATCACGTATACAATTGGTCATCTCTCTGCCAAACAGCAAAGCGAAATCATCGGTGATACGGAAGACCTTGCTCCCAAAGACATGCCGACGTTGGATACTCCTGAAGAAGTTCAGGCACTCCTCCCCCTCGACCAATTGGAATTGGAAGTTGGTTATGGCCTTATTCCTTTGGTGGACGAAGAACAAAATGGGAATCTGCTTTCACGCATCCGCTCAATCCGTCGGCAATTCGCTCTTGATATGGGGGTGGTCGTTCCTTCCCTGCACTTACGCGACAACTTACAACTCAAGCCCGGCGAATACCGCGTACTCATCAAAGGCAACCCCGTTGCCAGCGCCGAGTTGCTCATAGACCATTACCTTGCCATGGACCCAGGTGATGTCAAACAACGTATTGAAGGTGTCGAAACCGTTGAGCCTGCTTTTAATCTTCCGGCAGTCTGGATTCCAGAAGCCCAGAAGGAAGAGGCTATGCTCGCAGGCTACACCGTGGTCGATCCGTCCACAGTTATCGCCACCCATTTGACGGAAGTTTTCAGACGGAACCTGCACGAATTCCTGGGACGTCAAGAAACACAGGAACTCTTGGACAACCTGTCCAAACGAGCCCCCAAGGCAGTTGAAAGTCTAGTGCCTGCCGTACTCAGTATCGGTGGCGTCCAAAAAGTCCTTCAGGCTCTCGTTCAAGAAAACGTTTCCATTCGCGACCTACTCACTATCGTGGAAACTCTCGCCGACTATGGTGCAGCGACACAAGACCCTGTTCAGTTGACCGAATATGTTCGCGCCAAAATGGGCCGTACCATCGTCAAACCTTATATGGGAGAAGAAGGAGTATTGCCTATCATCACCATGAGCCCACAGATCGATGAAATACTGAGCAATGCAATGCGTCCAGCAGAACAAGGTGGCTATCTGGCCCTGGAACCGGGTGTGGCTCAACAGCTCATTCAGTCCATCAACCAATCAACGGAAGACGCCATGGTTGCCGATGGCCAGCCCATTCTGCTGGTCACCCCGCAGCTCAGAGCGCAACTCGCCCAATTGTTGACCAGGTTCATACCGACCCTTCCCGTCATCTCTCAGGCCGAAATCCCCGCAGATGTCAAAATTCAGTCAGCCGCAACCGTTGAAATTTAG
- a CDS encoding flagellar biosynthesis protein FlhF, translating into MRMKTFKAANSTAAFAKVKADLGKDAVILSNKTITDNGCKCCEIVAAVEHSPVAPPRQVTRDSVVDDALQDTVGWQREWSQIKGQIMALMKPQIDLSRLSPKQKMAMEYLEREDVNEKVLARIYCNLRDDPSRSIMTALDPLLKATPFEPMNWANKFQAFTGPGGAGKTTSLVRLALKIKKEKPNTRICLATADGGRGKGRLVLKHYAELSGLAFREIITRDDFALLQKESGQFDMIFVDLPGLPGKTTLEEWVHLYGMQNCPDMSMHLVLNPYYSTAQFERFTEKYKSEQLASVIWTKLDEACTFGSILNMACASGLPVSALSYGAGLKNSIKAASEEMVWRLLFMRTMPNGDIQP; encoded by the coding sequence ATGAGAATGAAGACATTCAAGGCCGCCAATTCGACAGCCGCATTCGCCAAGGTCAAAGCCGATCTAGGTAAAGACGCAGTTATCCTTTCCAATAAAACAATTACGGATAACGGATGTAAATGCTGCGAAATAGTAGCTGCTGTTGAACACTCCCCTGTGGCCCCCCCAAGACAGGTCACCAGAGATAGCGTGGTCGACGACGCCTTGCAGGACACTGTCGGTTGGCAGCGAGAATGGAGCCAAATTAAAGGCCAAATAATGGCCTTGATGAAGCCACAAATAGATTTGAGTCGCCTTTCTCCCAAGCAAAAAATGGCCATGGAATATCTTGAAAGAGAAGATGTCAACGAGAAGGTCCTAGCCCGTATTTACTGTAATCTTCGGGACGACCCTAGTCGTTCCATCATGACTGCTTTGGATCCATTGCTCAAAGCAACTCCCTTTGAACCAATGAACTGGGCCAACAAATTTCAGGCGTTCACAGGCCCTGGCGGCGCCGGAAAAACAACCAGCCTTGTTCGGTTGGCTCTCAAAATCAAAAAAGAAAAACCTAACACTCGTATATGCCTAGCAACCGCTGATGGCGGACGCGGTAAAGGACGGCTTGTCCTTAAACATTACGCTGAACTTAGCGGTCTCGCCTTCCGTGAAATCATCACTCGTGATGACTTCGCACTTTTGCAAAAGGAATCCGGACAGTTCGACATGATATTTGTCGACCTACCAGGTCTCCCGGGCAAGACAACACTTGAAGAATGGGTTCACCTCTACGGCATGCAAAACTGCCCCGATATGTCCATGCATCTTGTCTTAAATCCATATTACAGCACCGCTCAATTTGAACGCTTTACCGAAAAATATAAAAGTGAACAACTTGCAAGCGTTATCTGGACGAAACTCGATGAAGCCTGTACATTCGGATCAATATTGAACATGGCGTGCGCCAGCGGGCTGCCGGTTTCCGCTCTTTCATACGGTGCCGGCCTAAAAAACAGCATCAAAGCTGCTTCGGAAGAAATGGTATGGAGACTTTTATTCATGCGCACCATGCCCAACGGCGACATCCAACCTTAA
- a CDS encoding MinD/ParA family protein: MSTNLPLVFSVTSGKGGVGKTNMSVNLAYSLSEAGKNVVLLDADLGLANVDVILGLAPEHNLFHLFHEDMNLDTILFDTPYGFRILPASSGISDMVSLDMGQKLDLLDAMDTLEDNVDYLIVDTGAGINDNVLYFNLAVQERLLVITPEPTSLTDAYALIKVLKLHHGVERFRVVVNMVQNKKTAHEVYLKLLGACDHFLDGISLDLVGFIPYDQNVRNSVIAQTPFCHKFPKTPASVAVKQTAQKINAWKVTPNTDGNIKFFWKKLLFQERSVA; the protein is encoded by the coding sequence ATGAGTACAAATTTACCTCTGGTTTTCTCAGTAACCTCCGGCAAGGGCGGCGTTGGCAAAACCAACATGTCTGTTAATCTTGCCTATTCCCTCAGTGAGGCTGGCAAAAATGTTGTACTTCTTGATGCAGACCTCGGCCTGGCGAACGTGGATGTCATCCTCGGCCTCGCCCCCGAGCACAATCTATTTCATCTGTTTCATGAAGACATGAACCTCGACACAATCCTGTTTGACACACCTTACGGATTCCGTATTCTTCCAGCATCTTCAGGTATTAGCGACATGGTCAGCCTCGACATGGGGCAAAAACTGGACTTGCTGGATGCTATGGATACGCTCGAAGATAACGTCGATTATCTCATTGTAGACACAGGTGCAGGCATCAACGACAATGTCCTATATTTCAATCTGGCCGTACAGGAACGTTTACTCGTCATCACGCCGGAACCGACTTCGCTGACAGATGCATACGCACTGATCAAGGTTCTCAAACTCCACCACGGTGTGGAGAGATTTCGCGTAGTGGTCAACATGGTCCAGAACAAGAAAACAGCACACGAAGTTTACCTCAAACTTCTGGGGGCCTGCGACCACTTTCTTGACGGGATATCCCTAGATTTGGTCGGCTTCATCCCTTATGATCAAAATGTTCGCAATTCGGTCATCGCTCAAACACCGTTTTGCCATAAATTTCCAAAAACTCCGGCTAGTGTCGCCGTAAAACAAACGGCGCAGAAGATTAACGCTTGGAAAGTTACACCGAACACAGATGGCAATATTAAATTCTTCTGGAAAAAACTCCTCTTCCAAGAACGATCCGTGGCTTGA
- a CDS encoding FliA/WhiG family RNA polymerase sigma factor, producing the protein MAILNSSGKNSSSKNDPWLDLEKGVKAWDDFSPRDRENIVRFYAPKIRILALRLKAKLPQSVELNELISAGSLGLLDALGKFNPTLGIKFDTYSENRIKGAMLDELRRMDWFSRGLRQKVKVLEDATRQIEHETGAPATAEQLQNHTGMSEKEVRQGLEALHNQVCLSLDSFQENLMGQKNMTDDEPFQSAAFQEIVDKVANLIEELTPREKLVISLYYGEELNMKETAEVMDITEGRVSQLHSQALKKLRKTFRARYECE; encoded by the coding sequence ATGGCAATATTAAATTCTTCTGGAAAAAACTCCTCTTCCAAGAACGATCCGTGGCTTGATCTGGAAAAGGGCGTCAAAGCTTGGGACGATTTTTCCCCGAGAGATCGGGAAAACATCGTTCGCTTTTACGCGCCCAAAATCCGAATTCTTGCCTTACGACTCAAAGCCAAGTTACCACAAAGCGTTGAACTCAACGAACTTATCAGCGCGGGCAGCCTCGGTCTCCTTGACGCTCTGGGAAAATTCAATCCCACACTTGGCATCAAATTCGACACCTATTCAGAGAATCGTATCAAAGGGGCCATGCTTGATGAACTCAGGAGAATGGACTGGTTTTCCAGAGGATTACGCCAGAAGGTAAAAGTACTGGAAGACGCAACACGCCAGATTGAACATGAAACAGGTGCTCCTGCCACCGCGGAACAACTGCAAAATCATACGGGCATGTCCGAAAAAGAGGTACGCCAAGGGCTTGAGGCTCTACATAATCAAGTATGCCTGAGCCTCGACTCTTTTCAAGAAAATCTCATGGGTCAAAAAAACATGACTGACGATGAGCCTTTCCAGTCTGCCGCATTTCAGGAGATTGTTGACAAAGTAGCCAATCTCATTGAAGAATTGACGCCGCGAGAAAAATTGGTCATATCTTTATATTATGGTGAGGAGTTGAACATGAAGGAGACCGCTGAGGTTATGGACATAACCGAAGGCCGAGTTTCTCAACTTCATTCCCAAGCATTGAAAAAATTAAGAAAAACGTTCCGAGCTCGCTATGAATGCGAGTAG
- a CDS encoding chemotaxis response regulator CheY: protein MGYDTNMRVLVVDDFSTMRKIIKNILRQIGFTNMVEADDGSTAWEVLNKDNIDFIVSDWNMPTMSGIELLRKVRASEEYADIPFLMVTAEAQQENIIEAVQAKVSNYIVKPFTPETLGQKIDKIFA from the coding sequence ATGGGTTACGATACCAACATGCGCGTTCTTGTGGTCGATGACTTCTCCACCATGCGAAAAATCATTAAAAATATTTTGCGTCAAATCGGCTTTACCAACATGGTCGAAGCTGATGACGGTTCAACCGCATGGGAAGTCCTCAATAAAGACAACATCGACTTTATCGTTTCTGATTGGAATATGCCTACCATGTCCGGCATTGAACTGCTGCGCAAAGTTCGTGCAAGTGAAGAATACGCCGACATCCCCTTCCTGATGGTTACAGCTGAAGCACAACAGGAAAACATCATCGAAGCAGTCCAAGCCAAAGTGTCCAATTATATCGTCAAGCCGTTCACCCCTGAAACCCTAGGCCAGAAGATCGACAAAATCTTCGCCTAA
- a CDS encoding flagellar basal body-associated FliL family protein, which translates to MVLLVPNDTEDVTNVTSTDDLSEQPKAQLDDSEASRATQKVDLDLDDAPFLEDEEEEEEITTVEEETPLLQEDDGEPKPGLAALFKNKLFLISLGVILVLVVVIIILLLREPDAPPPTPPTSIEEIQTEEEIPVAVETPQILIRLDPFLIEQKDQEGNIRFLEIRVLVSTEDEGLSMQFKQETYTVRNALFYYLKNKDLQFLSDKKNSDKLKSELLAIINQYMGFGQFKTLMFEQYLVR; encoded by the coding sequence ATGGTCTTGCTTGTCCCTAATGATACCGAAGACGTAACCAATGTTACTTCGACGGACGATCTTTCTGAGCAGCCAAAAGCGCAGCTTGATGATAGCGAGGCAAGCAGGGCCACGCAAAAAGTTGACCTAGACCTCGACGACGCTCCTTTTTTAGAAGACGAAGAAGAGGAAGAAGAAATAACAACAGTAGAGGAGGAAACTCCTCTCCTTCAGGAAGATGATGGCGAGCCAAAACCAGGGCTTGCCGCCCTCTTCAAAAACAAACTATTTCTCATCAGTCTGGGCGTCATACTTGTTCTTGTTGTCGTCATCATTATCCTTCTCCTGCGTGAACCTGACGCACCTCCTCCCACTCCTCCAACTTCAATTGAAGAAATTCAAACAGAAGAAGAAATACCTGTCGCCGTTGAAACGCCACAGATTCTCATTCGACTTGATCCTTTCCTCATTGAACAAAAGGATCAAGAAGGAAACATCAGATTTCTTGAAATACGTGTGTTGGTTTCTACCGAAGACGAGGGACTCTCCATGCAATTCAAGCAGGAGACCTATACAGTCAGAAACGCTTTGTTCTATTATCTAAAGAATAAGGATTTACAATTTTTATCCGATAAGAAGAATAGTGACAAACTCAAAAGTGAACTGCTGGCAATCATCAACCAATACATGGGATTTGGTCAGTTCAAGACACTGATGTTCGAACAATATCTTGTGAGGTAA
- the lpxC gene encoding UDP-3-O-acyl-N-acetylglucosamine deacetylase codes for MSQTTIHKSVRCTGIGLHSGKQVELVLRPAAEDTGILFALRNGSGSTFLTPAPSLVVETSLATVLGDGRETVATVEHLMAAINGMGIDNIQIEVSGRELPIMDGSAASFVYLLKQAGVRTLSKARKVMAIKKNIEFEQDGKYIKARPHDGFRIDYIIDFAHPLIGRQQMELEITPDTFAKEVAKARTFGFLKEVDYLHANGLALGGSLDNAVVLDEYGILNAEGLRFKDEFVRHKVLDFVGDMAIFGAPIRGHFEVFASGHALNNSFLRHLDENRELYLEEKVLTQPRVAEEVLGGEILEPATAVA; via the coding sequence ATGTCTCAGACTACTATACATAAATCGGTCCGTTGTACGGGCATCGGACTTCACAGCGGTAAGCAGGTGGAGTTGGTGTTGCGTCCTGCCGCCGAGGATACTGGAATTCTTTTTGCGCTACGCAACGGTTCCGGGTCTACATTCCTGACCCCCGCGCCGTCTTTGGTTGTTGAGACCAGTCTGGCGACCGTGCTGGGTGATGGTCGCGAAACCGTGGCTACTGTCGAGCATCTCATGGCCGCAATTAATGGTATGGGTATCGACAATATTCAAATTGAAGTTTCTGGCCGCGAATTGCCTATCATGGATGGCAGCGCGGCTTCTTTTGTCTATTTACTTAAGCAGGCGGGCGTTCGCACATTGAGCAAGGCCCGTAAGGTCATGGCGATCAAGAAAAATATCGAGTTTGAGCAGGATGGTAAATACATCAAGGCTCGTCCTCATGATGGTTTTCGTATCGACTACATTATCGATTTCGCTCATCCGCTTATCGGCCGTCAACAGATGGAACTTGAAATTACTCCCGATACTTTCGCTAAGGAAGTTGCCAAGGCTCGCACTTTTGGTTTCTTGAAAGAGGTCGATTATCTGCACGCAAATGGTTTGGCCCTTGGGGGCTCACTCGACAACGCCGTGGTGCTTGATGAATATGGCATTCTGAATGCGGAAGGGCTTCGTTTCAAAGATGAATTCGTTCGTCATAAGGTGCTGGATTTTGTTGGTGACATGGCTATTTTTGGTGCACCAATTCGCGGCCATTTTGAAGTGTTCGCTTCTGGTCACGCTTTGAACAATTCTTTCCTGCGTCACTTGGACGAAAACAGGGAACTGTATCTGGAAGAGAAGGTTTTGACTCAGCCTCGGGTTGCCGAGGAAGTGCTTGGTGGCGAAATCTTGGAGCCAGCTACAGCCGTTGCCTAG
- the prmC gene encoding peptide chain release factor N(5)-glutamine methyltransferase, with protein sequence MVSPAIQHILKECETRLSGVDSPRLSAEVLVGYVLGCSRLSLVIDREREVTGEELVEIYALVERRVAGEPVAYILGEKEFYGLDFHVTSDVLIPRPETEHIVEEVESLYPKDTCFSYVDLGTGSGILAVTIASLFPKAECVAIDLSSAALAVAEGNAIQHGVEKRIRFCQADFTQDILGEDVFDLIVSNPPYVTQAEFDEASHEVTEFEPTMALVSGIDGLDHVRKMLPGMLVALKSGGLFFMEIGCGQGESVKKIMLDLFPQFGRVRVLKDLAGHDRIVTAQKL encoded by the coding sequence GTGGTGTCTCCCGCAATTCAGCATATTCTTAAAGAGTGCGAAACCCGTTTGAGCGGGGTCGATTCGCCGCGCCTGAGCGCCGAGGTGCTTGTCGGGTATGTTCTTGGTTGTTCACGCCTTTCGTTGGTCATTGATCGAGAGCGAGAAGTGACTGGTGAGGAATTGGTGGAGATTTATGCGCTTGTCGAAAGACGAGTAGCAGGTGAACCTGTCGCTTATATTTTGGGTGAAAAAGAATTTTACGGTTTAGATTTTCACGTCACATCGGATGTTTTGATACCGAGACCAGAAACTGAGCATATAGTTGAAGAAGTGGAATCTCTTTATCCGAAAGACACGTGTTTTTCTTATGTCGATCTCGGAACTGGTTCTGGAATACTTGCCGTAACGATTGCCTCTCTTTTTCCAAAAGCAGAATGCGTGGCTATAGATCTCAGTTCTGCAGCATTGGCTGTTGCTGAGGGCAATGCCATTCAACATGGCGTTGAAAAACGTATCCGTTTTTGTCAGGCCGATTTTACGCAGGATATCCTTGGTGAAGATGTTTTCGATCTTATCGTATCCAATCCTCCTTATGTTACGCAGGCTGAATTTGATGAGGCGAGCCATGAGGTCACCGAGTTTGAGCCAACCATGGCTCTAGTCAGCGGGATTGACGGTCTCGACCATGTCAGAAAAATGCTTCCCGGAATGCTTGTCGCACTGAAATCCGGTGGTCTTTTTTTTATGGAGATTGGTTGCGGGCAGGGAGAGAGCGTAAAAAAAATAATGCTCGATCTCTTTCCGCAATTCGGACGGGTTAGAGTGCTCAAGGACCTGGCTGGCCATGATCGTATTGTCACTGCTCAAAAGTTATAA
- the prfA gene encoding peptide chain release factor 1: protein MFGKLEEIEVKYEELEQELAQPDIFNDQERYKKVSKAHADLGDMVIVFRKYKEFSQELKDNQELLHDSDSEIQEMAKAEISGIEGELSKLEAQLKVLLLPKDPMDEKNIILEIRAGTGGDEAALFAANLYRMYSRYAEANKWKVEEMSSNSTGSGGLKEVIASISGDKVYSKLKYESGTHRVQRVPATESQGRIHTSAVTVAIMAEAEEVDVNIRNEDLRVDVFRASGPGGQSVNTTDSAIRITHVPTGLVVICQDEKSQHKNKAKAMKVLRSRLLQLEQEKAKAEEDATRRSQVGSGDRSERIRTYNYPQGRVSDHRINLTLHKLPQIMEGELLELTEALISHYQAEAMKRQGD, encoded by the coding sequence ATGTTTGGCAAGCTTGAAGAGATTGAAGTTAAATACGAAGAATTGGAGCAGGAGCTTGCCCAACCTGATATCTTCAATGACCAAGAACGGTATAAGAAGGTTTCCAAAGCACACGCTGACCTTGGTGATATGGTCATAGTGTTTCGTAAGTACAAAGAATTTTCTCAGGAATTGAAAGATAATCAAGAGCTTTTGCACGATTCAGATTCAGAAATTCAGGAGATGGCCAAGGCCGAAATTTCTGGAATTGAAGGGGAATTGTCTAAGCTCGAAGCACAACTCAAGGTGCTTCTTTTGCCCAAGGATCCCATGGATGAGAAAAATATTATCCTTGAAATTCGGGCAGGTACCGGTGGCGATGAAGCCGCGCTTTTTGCCGCCAATCTTTACCGTATGTACTCCCGCTACGCTGAGGCCAATAAGTGGAAGGTTGAGGAGATGAGCTCCAACTCTACAGGTTCCGGTGGGCTGAAGGAAGTCATTGCTTCCATTTCTGGAGACAAGGTCTACAGCAAGCTTAAGTATGAGTCTGGAACCCATCGCGTACAGCGTGTGCCGGCAACTGAGTCTCAGGGACGTATTCACACTTCCGCAGTGACCGTGGCCATTATGGCTGAGGCCGAGGAGGTTGATGTGAATATACGTAATGAGGACTTGCGTGTCGACGTATTCCGTGCATCTGGTCCCGGTGGTCAGTCCGTTAATACGACTGACTCGGCAATTCGTATTACCCATGTACCGACTGGGTTGGTGGTTATCTGTCAGGATGAAAAGTCTCAACACAAGAACAAGGCCAAGGCCATGAAAGTTCTGCGCTCCAGACTTTTGCAGTTGGAACAGGAAAAGGCCAAAGCCGAAGAAGATGCAACTCGCCGTAGCCAGGTTGGTTCCGGAGACCGTTCCGAACGTATCCGTACGTACAATTATCCTCAGGGACGTGTATCGGATCATCGTATCAACTTGACGTTACACAAGTTGCCGCAAATCATGGAAGGTGAACTCCTGGAGTTGACCGAGGCCTTGATCAGCCATTATCAGGCTGAGGCAATGAAGCGTCAAGGTGATTAA
- a CDS encoding DUF1385 domain-containing protein → MAAPQAVGGQAVIEGVMMRAKDKLAIAIRKSDGEIVTDVRPWFTMVRHPLLKKPFLRGFPVLMETMVNGIKALNYSAMQAADDEEEGGELTSWHLAMTMVIALGAALGLFVVLPHFLSVGMEYLGWAGDVDSLSFHAWDGLIKMLVFVGYIVSISLIPDIRRVFEYHGAEHKVIWTWEDGKDLTPDSTRFYSRLHPRCGTAFLLFVLVVSILLYAVLVPYLLTFYSPENFMVKHLYIVGMKLFLMIPVSCVAYEMIKFAGKYSKNSLCKLMCWPGLMMQLLTTKEPDDSQIEVAIAALQCAVNPEEC, encoded by the coding sequence ATGGCCGCTCCTCAGGCCGTTGGCGGCCAGGCCGTGATCGAAGGCGTCATGATGCGCGCTAAGGATAAGCTGGCCATTGCCATTCGTAAATCAGATGGGGAAATCGTCACAGATGTTAGGCCGTGGTTTACTATGGTAAGACATCCCTTGCTTAAGAAGCCCTTTCTTCGTGGTTTTCCAGTGCTTATGGAAACCATGGTTAATGGCATCAAGGCTTTAAATTATTCTGCCATGCAGGCTGCGGACGATGAGGAAGAGGGTGGAGAGTTGACGTCATGGCATCTCGCCATGACGATGGTTATTGCCCTTGGAGCCGCTTTGGGGCTGTTTGTAGTTTTGCCTCATTTTTTGTCTGTGGGAATGGAGTATCTCGGTTGGGCCGGTGATGTGGATTCTTTGAGTTTTCACGCATGGGATGGCCTTATCAAGATGCTCGTTTTTGTTGGTTATATAGTTTCCATTTCTCTTATCCCTGACATTCGTCGGGTTTTTGAATACCACGGTGCAGAGCATAAAGTTATTTGGACTTGGGAAGATGGAAAAGATCTTACCCCTGATTCCACCCGTTTTTATAGTCGTTTGCATCCACGTTGTGGGACTGCTTTTTTGCTTTTTGTTTTGGTCGTTTCCATCTTGTTGTATGCAGTTCTGGTTCCGTATCTGCTTACTTTTTATTCCCCTGAAAATTTTATGGTTAAGCATTTATATATTGTTGGCATGAAACTTTTTCTGATGATTCCGGTCAGTTGTGTGGCCTACGAGATGATTAAGTTCGCCGGTAAGTACAGCAAGAATTCTTTATGCAAGCTTATGTGCTGGCCGGGTCTCATGATGCAGTTGTTGACCACCAAGGAACCTGACGACAGTCAGATCGAAGTGGCTATAGCCGCTTTGCAATGCGCTGTTAATCCCGAGGAGTGCTAA
- the rpmE gene encoding 50S ribosomal protein L31 yields MKNDIHPKTYKAKIRCHCGYESELLTTKGEELEVEICSNCHPFYTGKQRFVDTAGRIDRFRKKYGDLNSLAQKK; encoded by the coding sequence ATGAAGAACGATATTCATCCCAAGACCTACAAGGCAAAAATTCGTTGCCACTGCGGGTACGAGTCTGAATTGTTGACCACGAAGGGCGAAGAGCTGGAAGTAGAAATCTGCTCTAACTGCCACCCTTTCTACACAGGCAAGCAGCGTTTTGTTGACACCGCTGGCCGCATCGATCGTTTCCGTAAGAAGTACGGCGATCTGAACTCTCTCGCTCAGAAAAAGTAG
- a CDS encoding TusE/DsrC/DsvC family sulfur relay protein: MALVEFEGASFEVDEDGFLQKFEDWTPQWVDYVKESEGIKEITEDHQKVIDFLQDYYKKNGIAPMVRILSKVTGFKLKQIYELFPSGPGKGACKMAGLPKPTGCV, from the coding sequence ATGGCTTTAGTTGAATTTGAAGGTGCTTCTTTTGAAGTTGATGAAGACGGTTTCCTGCAGAAATTTGAAGACTGGACCCCGCAGTGGGTTGACTACGTAAAAGAGTCCGAAGGTATCAAGGAAATCACCGAAGATCACCAGAAAGTCATCGACTTCCTGCAGGATTACTACAAGAAGAACGGCATCGCTCCGATGGTCCGTATTCTTTCCAAGGTCACTGGCTTCAAGCTGAAGCAGATCTACGAATTGTTCCCGTCCGGACCTGGTAAGGGAGCCTGTAAAATGGCTGGCCTGCCCAAGCCCACCGGCTGCGTTTAG